In one Aeromicrobium wangtongii genomic region, the following are encoded:
- a CDS encoding bile acid:sodium symporter family protein — protein sequence MRLRPDPFIVALVSAALIASFLPATGNLLELLKHAAVVAIGLLFFLYGARLSTAETIAGLTRWRLHLVILSTTFVVFPVLGLATQLLEGNLLRPSLAAGVLLLCLVPSTVQSCVVYTGIARGNVAGAVVSASMSNLIGVFLTPALVALLMSADARVDAGSIVRIVLQLLAPFVLGQLLRPLVGGFVTRQDARLKLFDRGSIVLVVFVAFSEGADAHIWASQTVWSVLSVAVVCAALLAATMTWCVVVGRLTRLPRGDRVALLFCGSNKSLASGLPIASVLFAGDAVALIVLPLMLYHQMQIITGALLARRLAPPAEPQGETAGLRR from the coding sequence GTGCGCCTGCGACCCGACCCGTTCATCGTGGCCCTGGTGTCCGCCGCGCTGATCGCGTCGTTCCTGCCCGCGACGGGCAACCTGCTGGAGCTGTTGAAGCACGCCGCGGTCGTCGCGATCGGCCTGCTGTTCTTCCTGTACGGCGCACGCCTGTCGACCGCGGAGACCATCGCCGGGCTGACCAGATGGCGCCTGCACCTGGTCATCTTGTCGACGACCTTCGTGGTGTTCCCGGTGCTGGGGCTGGCGACGCAGCTGCTGGAGGGCAACCTGCTGCGACCCTCGCTCGCCGCCGGGGTGCTGCTGCTGTGCCTGGTCCCGTCGACGGTCCAGTCGTGCGTCGTCTACACCGGGATCGCCCGCGGCAACGTCGCCGGTGCGGTGGTCAGCGCGTCGATGTCCAATCTGATCGGTGTCTTCCTGACCCCCGCCCTCGTGGCGCTGCTGATGTCGGCGGACGCCCGTGTGGACGCCGGCTCGATCGTGCGGATCGTCCTGCAGCTGCTCGCCCCGTTCGTGCTCGGACAGCTGCTGCGGCCACTCGTGGGAGGCTTCGTGACCCGTCAGGACGCGCGGCTCAAGCTCTTCGACCGCGGCAGCATCGTGCTGGTGGTGTTCGTCGCCTTCAGCGAGGGCGCCGATGCCCACATCTGGGCGTCCCAGACGGTGTGGTCGGTGCTGTCGGTCGCCGTGGTGTGCGCGGCGCTGCTGGCGGCCACGATGACGTGGTGCGTCGTGGTCGGCCGGCTCACGCGCCTGCCCCGCGGCGACCGGGTCGCGCTGCTGTTCTGCGGATCGAACAAGTCGCTGGCCAGCGGCCTGCCGATCGCCTCGGTGCTGTTCGCCGGCGACGCCGTCGCGCTCATCGTGCTGCCGTTGATGCTCTACCACCAGATGCAGATCATCACCGGCGCCCTCCTCGCCCGCCGCCTCGCCCCACCGGCCGAGCCCCAGGGGGAGACGGCCGGACTCAGGCGCTGA
- a CDS encoding sugar phosphate isomerase/epimerase family protein — protein sequence MPEPIRVSLSTSSVYPGSTASGFEAAARLGYDGVEVMVGIDDVSADITAIKALSAFHDMPVVSVHAPCLLVTQRVWGSDPWGKLDRSAEMAQEVGASLVVVHPPFRWQREYARTFVDGIADLEAQHGVTFAVENMYPWRTGKREFHAYAPGWDPVEQDYSHVTLDLSHSSTAGSDPLAMARELGDRLAHVHIADGTGSAKDEHLVPGRGSQPCAEFLEAVAESDFGGEIVVEINTRKAKDQAEREADLVEALEFTRRHISA from the coding sequence GTGCCCGAACCCATCCGCGTCTCGCTGTCGACGTCCTCGGTGTACCCGGGGTCGACCGCCAGCGGTTTCGAGGCTGCGGCACGACTGGGCTACGACGGGGTCGAGGTCATGGTCGGCATCGACGACGTCAGCGCAGACATCACCGCCATCAAGGCGCTCAGCGCATTCCACGACATGCCTGTGGTGTCGGTCCACGCGCCGTGCCTGCTGGTCACGCAGCGCGTGTGGGGTTCCGATCCCTGGGGCAAGCTGGATCGCAGCGCCGAGATGGCCCAGGAGGTCGGCGCGTCCCTCGTCGTCGTGCACCCGCCGTTCCGCTGGCAGCGCGAGTACGCGCGCACCTTCGTCGACGGCATCGCCGATCTGGAGGCCCAGCACGGGGTCACCTTCGCGGTGGAGAACATGTACCCGTGGCGCACCGGCAAGCGCGAGTTCCACGCCTATGCGCCGGGCTGGGACCCGGTCGAGCAGGACTACTCCCACGTGACGCTCGACCTGTCCCACAGCTCGACGGCCGGCTCCGATCCGCTGGCGATGGCGCGCGAGCTGGGCGACCGGCTGGCGCACGTGCACATCGCGGACGGGACGGGATCGGCCAAGGACGAGCACCTGGTGCCCGGACGCGGCAGCCAGCCGTGCGCCGAGTTCCTGGAGGCCGTCGCCGAATCGGACTTCGGTGGGGAGATCGTGGTCGAGATCAACACCCGCAAGGCCAAGGACCAGGCCGAGCGCGAGGCGGACCTGGTCGAGGCGCTGGAGTTCACGCGCCGGCACATCAGCGCCTGA
- a CDS encoding Ppx/GppA phosphatase family protein — MRMGVLDIGSNTGHLLVVDAFRGAPPVPAHSYKEPLRLAEHLDDQQAVSPEGVSSLVKYAVAARSQAEDKGCTTILAFATSAVRDAVNVDEVVAAVREASGLDLQVLAGPDEARLTFLAVRRWFGWSAGRLGVFDIGGGSLEIAAGADESPDVAQSMALGAGRLTREWLQGGRTHSELRLHIRSTIADEAGAILRGGAFDRAVATSKTFRSLARICGAAPSSEGQYVRRVLPRRELSRLVSELRTMSPDAVKRLPGVSPDRAHQMHAGALVAEATMDLFDLSELEICPWALREGVLLEHLDAL, encoded by the coding sequence ATGCGTATGGGCGTCCTGGACATCGGATCCAACACCGGGCATCTCCTCGTGGTCGACGCGTTCCGCGGGGCGCCGCCCGTCCCGGCCCATTCCTACAAGGAACCGCTGCGCCTGGCCGAGCACCTCGACGACCAGCAGGCCGTGAGCCCCGAGGGCGTCAGCAGCCTGGTCAAGTACGCCGTGGCGGCGCGGTCCCAGGCCGAGGACAAGGGCTGCACCACGATCCTGGCCTTCGCCACATCGGCCGTGCGTGATGCGGTCAACGTCGACGAGGTCGTCGCGGCGGTGCGGGAGGCCAGCGGCCTGGACCTGCAGGTGCTGGCCGGTCCTGACGAGGCGCGACTGACCTTCCTCGCGGTGCGGCGCTGGTTCGGCTGGTCCGCCGGACGCCTGGGCGTCTTCGACATCGGCGGCGGCTCGCTGGAGATCGCCGCGGGAGCCGACGAGAGTCCCGATGTCGCGCAGTCGATGGCACTGGGCGCCGGACGCTTGACGCGCGAGTGGCTCCAGGGCGGCAGGACCCATTCCGAGCTGCGGCTCCACATCCGCTCGACGATCGCCGACGAGGCCGGTGCGATCCTGCGTGGTGGCGCCTTCGACCGGGCCGTCGCGACCAGCAAGACCTTCCGGTCCCTGGCTCGCATCTGCGGTGCGGCGCCGTCCTCGGAGGGGCAGTACGTCCGCAGGGTGCTGCCCCGGCGTGAGCTGTCGCGTCTGGTCAGCGAGCTGCGGACGATGAGCCCCGACGCGGTCAAGCGGTTGCCCGGGGTCTCACCGGACCGGGCCCACCAGATGCATGCCGGTGCACTCGTCGCCGAGGCGACGATGGACCTGTTCGACCTGTCGGAGCTGGAGATCTGCCCGTGGGCGCTGCGCGAGGGCGTGCTGCTGGAGCATCTGGACGCCCTGTGA